Proteins encoded in a region of the Dorea longicatena genome:
- a CDS encoding phosphoketolase: MEDTKTCLEKQPLSQEMLEKMNAYWRAANYLSAGQLYLLDNPLLKEPLTMDQIKKKIVGHWGTVPGQNFIYVHCNREIKRYDLDMILLSGPGHGGNFLIANTYLEGSYSEVYPNISQDEEGMKKMFKQFSFPCGVPSHCAPETPGSINEGGELGYSIAHAFGAVFDNPDLIATVVVGDGEAETGPLATSWQSNKFLNPVTDGAVLPILHLNGYKISNPTIFSRISHEEVENFFKGCGWKPYFVEGDDPMTMHKKMAETMDTVIEEIKAIQKNARENNDPERPAWPMIVLRTPKGWTGPKVVDGQQIEGSFRAHQVPLTMESPEHLELLKEWLESYHPEELFDENGHLIPELAELAPKGDARLGANPHANGGLLLKDLRLPDFRSYGIEVEPGKTKAQDMIELGGYIRDIFELNEENKNFRIFGPDESMSNRLYKVFETQNRDWNAGLLDTDDCLARNGRIMDGMLSEHMCEGWLEGYLLTGRHGFFASYEAFIRIVDSMAAQHAKWLKVCNQLSWRQPIASLNFILTSNVWQQDHNGFTHQDPGFLDHIANKKADVVRMYLPPDANCLLSCFDHCIKSKNYVNAIVASKHPSCQWLSMEQAVKHCTQGIGIWDWASNDCGEEPDVVMACCGDTPTLETMAAVTILRDEMPELKIRVVNVVDLFKMESDHKHPHGLSDAEYDAIFTKDKPIIFAFHGYPTLIHELTYERNNHNISVHGYQEEGTITTPFDMRVQNQIDRFNLVKDAIMHLPQLGNKGSFLIQKMNDKLVEHKQYIAEYGQDLEEIRNWEWHK; this comes from the coding sequence ATGGAAGACACAAAAACATGTCTTGAGAAGCAGCCGTTATCTCAGGAAATGCTTGAAAAGATGAATGCTTACTGGCGTGCTGCCAACTATCTGTCAGCCGGTCAGTTATATCTTCTTGACAATCCGCTCTTAAAAGAGCCACTTACAATGGATCAGATCAAGAAAAAAATCGTTGGTCACTGGGGAACTGTCCCAGGACAGAACTTTATCTATGTACACTGCAACCGTGAAATCAAACGTTATGATCTGGATATGATCTTATTATCAGGTCCTGGACATGGCGGAAACTTCTTAATTGCCAATACATATCTGGAAGGTTCTTACAGCGAAGTATATCCGAACATCAGCCAAGATGAAGAAGGTATGAAGAAGATGTTCAAGCAGTTCTCATTCCCATGTGGAGTTCCGAGTCACTGTGCACCAGAGACACCAGGATCTATCAACGAAGGTGGAGAGCTTGGATACTCTATCGCTCATGCATTCGGTGCTGTATTCGACAACCCGGATCTGATCGCAACTGTTGTTGTTGGTGACGGTGAAGCTGAGACCGGACCGTTAGCTACTTCATGGCAGTCTAACAAGTTCCTGAACCCAGTTACAGACGGTGCTGTACTTCCAATTCTTCATTTAAATGGATATAAGATCAGTAACCCTACTATCTTCTCTCGTATTTCCCACGAGGAAGTTGAGAACTTCTTCAAAGGATGTGGATGGAAACCTTACTTCGTAGAAGGCGATGATCCGATGACAATGCACAAGAAGATGGCAGAAACAATGGATACTGTTATCGAAGAGATCAAAGCAATCCAGAAAAATGCACGTGAGAACAATGATCCAGAACGTCCGGCATGGCCAATGATCGTTCTGCGTACACCAAAGGGATGGACTGGACCAAAGGTTGTAGATGGACAGCAGATCGAAGGATCTTTCCGTGCACATCAGGTACCACTTACAATGGAAAGTCCAGAACATCTGGAACTCTTAAAAGAGTGGCTGGAAAGCTATCATCCGGAAGAACTCTTCGATGAAAACGGACACCTGATCCCAGAACTTGCGGAACTTGCACCTAAGGGAGATGCCCGTCTCGGAGCTAACCCACATGCAAATGGTGGATTATTATTAAAAGACTTAAGACTTCCTGATTTCCGTTCTTATGGAATCGAAGTTGAACCAGGTAAGACAAAGGCTCAGGATATGATCGAACTTGGTGGATATATCCGTGACATCTTCGAATTAAACGAAGAGAACAAGAACTTCCGTATCTTCGGACCTGACGAAAGTATGTCTAACCGTTTATACAAAGTATTTGAAACACAGAACCGTGACTGGAATGCCGGACTTCTTGACACAGACGATTGTCTTGCAAGAAACGGACGTATCATGGATGGTATGTTAAGTGAGCATATGTGTGAAGGATGGCTGGAAGGTTATCTGTTAACAGGACGTCACGGATTCTTCGCAAGTTACGAAGCATTCATCCGTATCGTTGACTCTATGGCAGCTCAGCATGCAAAATGGTTAAAAGTATGTAACCAGCTTTCATGGAGACAGCCAATTGCTTCTCTTAACTTCATCCTGACATCAAATGTATGGCAGCAGGATCACAACGGATTTACACATCAGGACCCAGGATTCCTGGATCACATCGCTAATAAAAAAGCAGATGTTGTCCGCATGTATCTCCCACCGGATGCTAACTGCTTACTCTCTTGCTTCGATCACTGTATCAAGAGCAAGAACTATGTCAACGCTATCGTAGCTTCAAAACACCCAAGCTGCCAGTGGTTATCTATGGAACAGGCTGTTAAGCACTGTACGCAGGGTATCGGTATCTGGGATTGGGCAAGTAACGACTGTGGTGAAGAACCAGATGTTGTTATGGCTTGCTGCGGTGACACACCAACTCTTGAAACAATGGCTGCTGTTACAATTCTTCGTGATGAAATGCCAGAACTCAAGATTCGTGTTGTTAACGTTGTTGACCTGTTCAAGATGGAATCAGATCACAAACATCCACACGGATTAAGTGATGCAGAATATGATGCAATCTTTACAAAAGATAAACCGATCATCTTCGCATTCCACGGATATCCGACACTGATCCATGAACTTACATACGAACGTAACAACCACAATATTTCCGTTCATGGATATCAGGAAGAAGGAACGATCACTACACCATTCGATATGCGTGTACAGAACCAGATCGACCGTTTCAACCTGGTAAAAGATGCTATCATGCACTTGCCACAGCTTGGCAACAAGGGATCATTCCTGATCCAGAAGATGAACGACAAGCTGGTTGAGCACAAACAGTACATTGCCGAATACGGACAGGATCTTGAAGAGATCCGTAACTGGGAGTGGCATAAATAA
- a CDS encoding LysR family transcriptional regulator has protein sequence MNSNFEYYKIFYYVAKYENLTKAATVLKTSQPAVTRTIHKLENELGCRLFTRSKTGMQLTPEGRTFYGYVAAGCAQFFKGENDLSNLISLENGTIYISATETALHCYLFQAMEEFNSLYPNVRFKILNNSTTESVNAVKEGKVDLAFVSANLQVAKPLRMKILRKYHDILISGNRFGELKDDGKEVSLKELVSYPWISLTAETITRRFLNEYFEKNSLTFTPDMELATTDMILPAVRHNLGLGFIPAEFADSELKSGQVFEIKVKEKLPERNIILIYDMEYPQSIAAKEFQKFLKEKEM, from the coding sequence ATGAATTCAAATTTTGAATATTACAAAATATTTTATTATGTAGCAAAATATGAAAATCTTACCAAGGCGGCAACGGTACTGAAGACCAGCCAGCCGGCAGTCACGCGTACCATACACAAACTGGAAAATGAACTTGGCTGCCGCTTATTTACGAGGAGTAAGACCGGAATGCAGCTAACTCCGGAAGGCCGGACATTTTATGGATATGTAGCGGCAGGATGTGCCCAGTTTTTCAAAGGAGAGAATGATCTGAGTAATCTGATCTCGCTGGAGAACGGAACGATCTATATCAGCGCTACGGAGACGGCACTTCACTGTTATCTTTTTCAGGCAATGGAAGAATTCAACAGCCTGTATCCGAATGTGAGGTTTAAGATTCTGAATAACAGTACGACAGAGTCGGTGAATGCAGTAAAAGAAGGAAAAGTAGACCTTGCATTTGTATCGGCGAACCTTCAGGTAGCAAAACCTCTTCGGATGAAGATTCTGAGAAAATATCATGATATCCTGATCAGTGGAAACAGATTTGGAGAATTAAAGGATGATGGGAAAGAGGTCTCGCTTAAGGAACTGGTGTCCTATCCGTGGATCAGTCTGACTGCAGAGACGATTACCAGACGTTTTCTAAATGAATATTTTGAAAAGAACAGTCTGACATTTACACCGGATATGGAGCTTGCAACGACGGATATGATACTTCCGGCGGTAAGGCACAATCTGGGACTTGGTTTCATCCCGGCGGAATTTGCAGATTCGGAACTTAAGTCCGGACAGGTATTTGAGATCAAAGTGAAAGAAAAGCTGCCGGAACGTAATATCATACTGATCTACGACATGGAATATCCGCAAAGTATCGCGGCAAAAGAATTTCAGAAATTCCTGAAAGAAAAAGAAATGTAA